TCTGTTTCTTAAGTTGAACCCTATGACCAAGCACACAGATGTGAGTAAAACTGACCCCGTACCCACTTTGTCCTGCTCGTCCATCGCTATGCCCATCTTTCATTCTCATCCCCTGCTGTCTTTAACTGTATGACATCTCTTTTAAATTGAGTCTCCTTTTTGCAATTTACCTGGTGTGAGATTTTGAGTTAGTCATTTAACCTCTAAGCTGCATTTCccccatgtgtaaaatggggataattcctACTTCACTAGGTCCTTGGGAGGATTAGATGAGAGAAAATGTGAAAGGGCCAAGCCCACTTTTTGGCACTTAGTATGTAGGTTCAGGTGTGTTTGATGTGAGTAAGAGCTGTTCTCCCGTCTCTTCTTTACAGCTTCCTGTCAGTGTTTTTGAGTCTGTCATAGATATAATCAATGGCGAGGTAGGTAATTCCCTAGCCTTCAAACCTCAGATCCTGCTCCTGGCTTTTCCTGCTTTTGACTCTCCCTATGTGCCCCACAGGCCACAATGTTGTTTGCTGAGCTGACCTACACTCTGGCCACAGAGGAAGCTGAACGCATTGGTGTGGACCACGTGGCCCGAATGAcagcaacaggcagtggagagaactCCACTGGTAAGGGAGGCTGGAGGGGCTTCCTTAGAGTAGGGGTGGAAGGTGTGGCCACACACCTTCTCCACCTTGGCCTGTCCCTGTCCCCCTGCAGTGGCTGAACACCTGATCGCACAGCACAGCGCTATCAAGATGCTGCACAGCCGCGTCAAGCTCATCTTGGAGTACGTCAAGGCCTCTGAAGCAGGTAGGACAGGTGTCTCCCTGGCACTTGAAccacttttcctcttcctcctggggAAGCAACGGCATCCACATTAATACAGCCTCTTGTGCCTTTAGGAGAGGTCCCCTTTAATCATGAGATTCTACGGGAGGCCTATGCTCTGTGTCATTGCCTCCCAGTGCTCAGCACAGACAAGTTCAAGACAGACTTTTACGATGTGAGTGTAAAGCccaggatggggaggtggggctcACACTGCCATTTTTGCATGCGGGACGCAGAACCCCGGCTGTTCTCTGCACGCAGTGGGGGACCCAGAGCCCCTAGGGAACTGGTTTTCTGTTCCCTTGCAGCAATGCAACGACGTGGGGCTCATGGCCTACCTTGGCACCATCACCAAGACGTGCAACACCATGAACCAGTTCGTGAACAAGTTCAACGTCCTCTATGACCGACAAggcattggcaggaggatgcGGGGGCTCTTCTTCTGAGGGTACTTGAAGGGCTGATGCACAGGGTCGGACAGCTGTCAGGGGAGAGGTGCTACACTCCCTTTAGAGAAACCTGTCGCTAATAAAAGGGGAGCAGCCCCTCGATACCCCTTCTAGTGGCTCTGTCCTCTGTTAGGCACCACACACTTGGATCTTAAAGCCTCgatgctgtgggcactgtggatGGCTGAGGGGGAGGTATTCCTCAGCTACGGCAGCACTGTTTACCTACAGGGAGATATGTGCCTAAACCCCAGGAGGCAAAGGTACTAGTGTCCATACTTTTTTTGAGACTAAAAACTGGAGACCCAGTGC
The genomic region above belongs to Hippopotamus amphibius kiboko isolate mHipAmp2 chromosome 9, mHipAmp2.hap2, whole genome shotgun sequence and contains:
- the COPS6 gene encoding COP9 signalosome complex subunit 6, which encodes MAATAANGTGGSSGMEVDAAVVPSVMASGVTGSVSVALHPLVILNISDHWIRMRSQEGRPMQVIGALIGKQEGRNIEVMNSFELLSHTVEEKIIIDKEYYYTKEEQFKQVFKELEFLGWYTTGGPPDPSDIHVHKQVCEIIESPLFLKLNPMTKHTDLPVSVFESVIDIINGEATMLFAELTYTLATEEAERIGVDHVARMTATGSGENSTVAEHLIAQHSAIKMLHSRVKLILEYVKASEAGEVPFNHEILREAYALCHCLPVLSTDKFKTDFYDQCNDVGLMAYLGTITKTCNTMNQFVNKFNVLYDRQGIGRRMRGLFF